One window from the genome of Lynx canadensis isolate LIC74 chromosome E3, mLynCan4.pri.v2, whole genome shotgun sequence encodes:
- the ELOB gene encoding elongin-B encodes MDVFLMIRRHKTTIFTDAKESSTVFELKRIVEGILKRPPDEQRLYKDDQLLDDGKTLGECGFTSQTARPQAPATVGLAFRADDAFEALRIEPFSSPPELPDVMKPQDSGSSANEQAVQ; translated from the exons ATG GACGTGTTCCTCATGATCAGGCGCCACAAGACCACCATCTTCACGGACGCCAAGGAGTCGAGCACCGTGTTCGAGCTGAAGCGCATCGTCGAGGGCATCCTCAAGCGGCCGCCCGACGAGCAGCGGCTGTACAAG GATGACCAACTTCTGGATGATGGCAAGACACTGGGAGAGTGCGGCTTCACCAGTCAGACGGCACGGCCACAGGCCCCAGCCACCGTGGGGCTGGCCTTCCGGGCAG ATGACGCTTTCGAGGCCCTGCGGATCGAGCCCTTCTCCAGTCCGCCCGAGCTGCCCGATGTGATGAAGCCACAGGACTCAGGAAGCAGCGCCAATGAACAAGCAGTGCAGTGA